A section of the Desulfurispora thermophila DSM 16022 genome encodes:
- the asnB gene encoding asparagine synthase (glutamine-hydrolyzing) has translation MCGIAGWVDWAADLCEQKSSVENMVTALAHRGPDARAIWACRRAILGHCRLAVVDPLGGGQPMVRCVAGKLYVITYNGELYNTPELRNELELRGHVFQTSSDTEVLLCSYIEWGARCLERLNGIYAFAVWDDQRQMLFLARDRLGVKPLFYTQQGSSFLFASELKGLLAHPLVSPVVDREGMAEVLALGPSRTPGHGVFRGIYELLPGCFLQVTPEGRKAVRYWQLISRPHTDSLEQTVENVRQLLEDSIKRQLVSDVPVGTLLSGGLDSSIITAVASRAMQLEGKPALSTFSIEFADDEKYFQADLFQPDADTPWVEQVAGYYQTEHHRVLVNPAELVDALAAAVRARDLPGMADIDASLLLFCRQIKQKVTVALSGECADEVFGGYPWFHRPELSGDTFPWIRGVEEKCRLLVRGLAADLDIAGYIRQRYLETLQQVPRLPGEKEEESRQRELTYLNLQWFMATLLDRKDRMSMASGLEVRVPFCDHRLVEYVWNIPWAWKKLQGREKGLLRRAMADLLPPAVLWRRKSPYPKTHHPAYRQAVRQWLGELLADAGAPLWQIADREAVGRLWHEEVMTGGDMPWFGQLMGKVQLMAYLLQIDFWLKTYRVRLVLD, from the coding sequence ATGTGTGGTATTGCCGGTTGGGTGGACTGGGCAGCTGACTTGTGCGAGCAAAAAAGCTCCGTGGAGAATATGGTTACCGCTTTGGCCCACCGGGGGCCGGATGCGCGGGCGATCTGGGCTTGCCGGCGAGCTATCCTGGGTCACTGCCGGTTGGCGGTGGTGGACCCGCTGGGAGGAGGGCAGCCCATGGTAAGGTGTGTGGCCGGCAAGCTTTATGTGATCACCTACAATGGTGAGCTTTACAACACGCCTGAACTGCGTAATGAGCTTGAACTGCGCGGGCATGTGTTTCAAACCAGTTCGGATACCGAGGTGCTGTTGTGCTCTTATATCGAGTGGGGGGCGCGTTGTCTGGAGAGGTTAAACGGTATCTATGCTTTTGCGGTTTGGGATGATCAGCGGCAGATGCTTTTTCTGGCCCGTGACCGGTTGGGGGTAAAGCCGCTCTTTTATACTCAGCAGGGCAGCTCATTCTTGTTTGCTTCCGAGCTTAAAGGCCTGCTGGCTCACCCTCTGGTATCACCCGTGGTTGACCGGGAAGGTATGGCTGAAGTGCTGGCCCTGGGGCCTTCGCGCACGCCGGGGCACGGTGTTTTCCGCGGCATTTATGAATTGCTGCCCGGTTGTTTTCTGCAGGTAACTCCGGAGGGCCGGAAAGCTGTGCGCTACTGGCAGCTCATCAGCCGGCCCCATACCGATAGTCTGGAGCAAACTGTGGAAAATGTGAGACAACTGCTGGAAGACAGTATTAAGCGGCAACTGGTGTCCGATGTGCCGGTGGGGACGCTGCTTTCCGGTGGGCTGGACTCCAGTATTATTACGGCCGTGGCCTCCCGGGCCATGCAGCTGGAGGGAAAGCCCGCATTGTCCACTTTTTCCATTGAGTTTGCAGATGATGAGAAATACTTCCAGGCCGATCTTTTTCAACCCGATGCCGATACCCCCTGGGTGGAACAGGTAGCCGGGTATTATCAAACCGAACACCATCGCGTGCTGGTAAACCCGGCGGAGCTGGTGGATGCGCTGGCGGCAGCGGTGCGGGCGAGGGATCTGCCCGGCATGGCCGATATTGATGCATCACTGCTTCTTTTTTGCCGTCAAATCAAGCAAAAGGTGACCGTAGCCCTGTCCGGAGAGTGTGCCGATGAAGTGTTTGGTGGTTATCCCTGGTTTCATCGCCCGGAGCTAAGCGGCGATACTTTTCCCTGGATCAGGGGAGTGGAGGAAAAATGCCGGCTTTTGGTTCGTGGTTTGGCAGCCGATCTGGACATTGCCGGCTACATCCGGCAGCGTTACCTGGAAACACTGCAGCAGGTGCCTCGCCTGCCGGGAGAGAAAGAGGAGGAGTCCAGGCAGCGGGAGCTGACCTATCTCAATTTGCAATGGTTCATGGCCACGCTGCTGGACCGCAAAGACCGCATGAGCATGGCCAGCGGTTTGGAAGTGCGGGTACCTTTTTGTGATCACCGTCTGGTGGAATATGTCTGGAATATACCCTGGGCCTGGAAAAAACTTCAGGGACGGGAGAAGGGACTGCTGCGGCGGGCAATGGCCGATTTGCTGCCGCCCGCAGTGCTGTGGCGGCGCAAAAGCCCCTACCCCAAAACCCACCACCCGGCTTATAGGCAGGCGGTTAGACAGTGGTTGGGTGAATTGCTGGCCGATGCCGGTGCGCCGCTCTGGCAGATTGCCGACCGGGAGGCTGTGGGACGTCTCTGGCATGAGGAAGTGATGACCGGCGGTGATATGCCCTGGTTCGGGCAGTTGATGGGCAAAGTGCAGCTGATGGCTTATTTGTTGCAGATTGATTTCTGGCTTAAGACATACCGGGTGCGGCTGGTTCTCGACTAA
- a CDS encoding putative bifunctional diguanylate cyclase/phosphodiesterase, producing MKSPADIGKLEAKVEELVAAKEELLRQYSLLQEKERELAESERRFRSMLENMQLIAVLLDRKGRVVFANDFLLRLTGWQCEEVLGQDYFTIFVPPEIRPQIRQVFEECVAQGWIEPHFKNAIITRQGERRLIYWNNTVLLDTRGQVMGTASIGEDITERQQAQEKVQFLAYHDVLTGLPNRLNLTEQLAREIKRAERLKGQLAVLFLDLDRFKMTNDTLGHSAGDELLRQVAERLGSSLRRSDILARLGGDEFIIILPDLKNSRRAVEVATRLLNAFQEPFNVAGSELYVSTSIGIAVYPADGADVQTLLKNADLAMYRAKEKGRNNYQLYTPEMQASALRYLEMEKALRAAVEQQQFELFFQPIVNRQGKIVVQEALLRWRHPQRGLIAPAEFIPLAEETGLILPIDDWALRAACRQLQQWRGACGKNVRVAFNMSGLQFAQPNLVDKVAAVLYRSGLEPAALEIEITENIAMRDVELTLHHLRALRQLGVSVCLDDFGTGYSSLSYIKRFPINVIKIDRSFIADIATDKASLAIVRAILLMAESLQMDVVAEGVETNEQLALLRELGCAYYQGYRFGRPVPASRCWRG from the coding sequence ATGAAAAGTCCTGCTGACATTGGGAAACTGGAGGCAAAGGTAGAGGAGCTGGTGGCCGCCAAAGAAGAATTGCTCCGGCAGTACAGCTTGCTGCAGGAAAAGGAGCGAGAGTTGGCCGAGTCCGAGCGGCGCTTTCGCAGTATGCTGGAAAACATGCAGCTGATTGCTGTTCTGTTGGACAGGAAGGGGCGGGTGGTTTTTGCCAACGACTTTTTGCTACGCCTTACCGGTTGGCAGTGCGAGGAGGTGCTGGGTCAGGACTATTTTACTATTTTTGTGCCTCCGGAAATTCGTCCGCAAATCCGGCAGGTATTCGAGGAATGCGTTGCCCAGGGGTGGATTGAACCCCATTTTAAAAACGCCATAATTACCCGGCAGGGGGAGCGGCGGCTGATTTACTGGAATAACACGGTTCTGCTGGATACCCGGGGGCAGGTGATGGGTACGGCCAGCATTGGCGAGGACATTACCGAAAGGCAGCAGGCGCAGGAAAAGGTACAGTTTCTGGCCTACCATGACGTGCTCACCGGTCTGCCCAACCGCCTGAATTTGACCGAGCAACTGGCGCGGGAAATAAAAAGGGCGGAACGTTTGAAAGGACAACTGGCCGTTTTGTTTCTGGATCTGGACCGGTTCAAAATGACCAATGATACACTGGGGCATTCGGCCGGCGATGAATTGCTCCGGCAGGTGGCCGAGCGTTTGGGCAGCTCCCTGCGCCGCAGTGACATTCTGGCCCGGCTGGGCGGTGACGAGTTTATTATTATTTTACCCGACCTGAAAAACTCCCGCCGGGCGGTGGAAGTGGCCACCCGGTTGCTTAACGCCTTTCAGGAGCCTTTCAATGTGGCCGGCAGTGAGCTTTATGTAAGCACCAGTATCGGTATCGCTGTTTATCCCGCGGATGGTGCTGATGTACAGACGTTGCTCAAAAATGCCGATCTGGCCATGTACCGGGCCAAGGAGAAAGGGCGCAACAATTATCAGCTCTACACACCGGAAATGCAGGCCAGCGCCTTGCGCTATCTGGAAATGGAAAAGGCCCTGCGTGCTGCTGTGGAGCAGCAACAATTTGAACTTTTTTTTCAGCCCATTGTGAACCGGCAGGGTAAAATTGTGGTTCAGGAGGCACTGCTCCGCTGGCGGCACCCGCAGCGCGGGTTGATTGCGCCGGCCGAATTCATCCCGCTGGCCGAGGAGACCGGTTTGATATTGCCCATTGATGATTGGGCGCTCAGGGCAGCCTGTCGCCAATTGCAGCAGTGGCGGGGTGCCTGTGGTAAAAATGTTCGAGTGGCGTTCAATATGTCCGGTTTGCAGTTTGCTCAGCCCAACCTGGTGGACAAAGTGGCTGCTGTTTTGTACCGCAGCGGACTGGAGCCAGCGGCGCTGGAAATTGAAATTACGGAAAATATAGCTATGCGAGATGTTGAATTGACCCTCCATCACCTGCGGGCGCTCAGACAACTGGGGGTGTCGGTTTGTCTGGATGATTTTGGTACTGGTTATTCTTCTTTGAGCTACATCAAAAGGTTTCCCATCAATGTCATAAAAATTGACCGTTCTTTCATCGCCGACATTGCCACGGATAAGGCCAGTCTGGCCATTGTGCGGGCTATTTTGCTCATGGCGGAAAGCTTGCAGATGGACGTGGTGGCCGAGGGAGTGGAAACAAACGAACAACTGGCGCTTTTACGCGAACTGGGCTGCGCTTATTATCAGGGGTATCGCTTCGGCCGTCCGGTGCCGGCCTCCAGATGCTGGCGCGGCTGA
- a CDS encoding ANTAR domain-containing response regulator, translating to MYGTRIVIADADVAFRRALKEVMRHLDYVCVGEVGEARAALQLVFQTEPHLVVLDPHLPGSESVDICTIIDEHKVAPIVAAVEAKQEVIQEVAAYPGVYGLLLKPLHEDALCPVVEVALTSFGRVKNLQRELKDLRRELETRKLVQRAKLLLMEKKQMTEKDAHRYLQKLAMDNGLPLAKVAQRVILALSL from the coding sequence ATGTATGGAACCAGAATTGTCATTGCCGATGCCGATGTCGCTTTTCGGCGGGCTTTAAAAGAGGTCATGCGGCACCTGGACTATGTTTGTGTGGGTGAAGTGGGCGAGGCCAGGGCGGCTCTGCAGTTGGTTTTTCAGACTGAACCGCATCTGGTGGTTTTGGACCCGCATTTGCCCGGCAGTGAAAGCGTTGACATTTGTACGATTATTGACGAGCATAAGGTAGCTCCCATTGTGGCGGCAGTGGAAGCAAAGCAGGAGGTAATTCAGGAGGTGGCCGCCTATCCGGGAGTATACGGTCTGCTTTTGAAGCCCTTGCACGAGGATGCGCTCTGCCCGGTGGTGGAGGTGGCCCTGACCTCTTTTGGCCGGGTGAAAAACCTGCAGCGGGAACTGAAAGATTTGCGGCGTGAACTGGAAACGCGCAAGCTGGTGCAACGGGCCAAGCTGTTGCTCATGGAAAAGAAGCAAATGACCGAAAAAGATGCCCACAGATATTTGCAAAAGCTGGCCATGGACAACGGTTTGCCCCTGGCCAAGGTGGCTCAGCGGGTTATCCTGGCTTTAAGCCTTTAG
- a CDS encoding glutamine synthetase family protein has product MRFYTAEDVLEKVKENNVKFIRLQFTSMLGTLKNLAITVEDLPRALSGQVRFDSSVVLDRVGSYESDIYLMPDPGTFMIFPWRPREGAVARLLCDVLQPDGTPFFACSRSILKKCRQKAMAGGYQLQVGAEVEFYLFHQDEQGRPLTSTHDRAGYCDLTPVDRGENARRDMVLTLQEMGFDVATSHHEIGPGQHEIILKDDDVLAMADNLITFKFVVRTIAGRHGLHASFMPRPLNYANGSGLHLFLSLWRENANVLADPRGPRGLSSLAEQFIAGILHHAPALTALANPLVNSYKRLRCSPMVPCLTGCAEQLRAAMLRVPAGRGSDTRLLLRSPDPAGNPYLVLAAVLGCGLDGVEKGLVPQWLPEEDPAEKWEQLYREHCLPVDLAGALQALEGDRLLLDLLGQKLAGHYLQYKQEEWQRYQSTVHEWEINEYLVNY; this is encoded by the coding sequence ATGCGCTTTTATACAGCCGAGGATGTGCTGGAAAAAGTCAAGGAAAACAATGTCAAGTTTATCCGCCTGCAGTTTACCAGTATGCTGGGCACACTGAAAAACCTGGCCATTACTGTGGAGGATTTGCCCCGCGCTTTGAGTGGCCAGGTGCGCTTTGACAGCTCGGTGGTACTGGACCGGGTGGGCAGTTATGAATCGGACATATATTTGATGCCCGATCCGGGCACCTTTATGATTTTTCCCTGGCGGCCGCGGGAAGGGGCGGTGGCCCGCCTGCTCTGTGATGTCTTGCAGCCCGATGGTACACCCTTTTTTGCCTGCAGCCGCTCCATATTGAAAAAGTGCCGGCAAAAGGCCATGGCCGGCGGCTACCAATTACAGGTGGGGGCGGAAGTCGAGTTTTACCTGTTTCACCAGGACGAGCAGGGACGACCGCTGACCAGCACGCACGACCGGGCTGGTTATTGCGATCTCACGCCGGTGGACAGGGGAGAAAACGCCCGCCGGGATATGGTGCTCACCCTGCAGGAAATGGGCTTTGATGTGGCCACCTCCCACCACGAGATAGGACCTGGCCAGCACGAGATCATTCTCAAGGATGATGATGTACTGGCCATGGCCGACAACCTGATCACATTTAAGTTTGTGGTGCGTACCATTGCCGGGCGACATGGCCTGCATGCCTCGTTCATGCCCCGGCCATTGAACTACGCCAATGGCAGCGGCTTGCACCTGTTCCTTTCCCTGTGGAGGGAAAATGCCAATGTGCTGGCTGATCCCCGGGGGCCGCGTGGCCTGAGCTCGCTGGCCGAACAGTTTATTGCCGGCATCTTGCATCACGCCCCGGCTCTGACAGCGCTGGCCAACCCGCTGGTCAACAGTTACAAGCGCCTGCGCTGCAGTCCCATGGTGCCCTGTTTGACCGGTTGTGCTGAACAGCTCCGGGCGGCCATGTTGCGCGTGCCGGCCGGCCGGGGAAGCGATACCCGCCTTTTGCTGCGCAGTCCCGATCCGGCCGGCAACCCCTACCTGGTGCTGGCTGCGGTGCTGGGCTGCGGGCTGGACGGGGTGGAGAAAGGGCTGGTGCCCCAGTGGCTGCCCGAGGAGGATCCGGCCGAGAAGTGGGAGCAGCTTTACCGGGAGCATTGTTTGCCGGTGGATCTGGCCGGGGCCCTGCAGGCCCTGGAGGGGGACCGGCTGTTGCTGGATTTGCTGGGACAAAAGCTGGCCGGCCACTACCTGCAATACAAACAGGAAGAGTGGCAGCGTTACCAGTCCACGGTGCACGAGTGGGAGATAAACGAGTATCTGGTCAATTATTAA